Within the Phycodurus eques isolate BA_2022a chromosome 15, UOR_Pequ_1.1, whole genome shotgun sequence genome, the region gatatttGCTTCATCTGTCGATTATTCTTTTGGAATGAATCggattaaaacatattttttaaatttccattcctttgttcaaaaacaggacattatttcaaagtgacaagtgcagaaaatgcagaaGCATAAATTGATTAcaattcagttactggtttggtttgTAACAAGTCAGAAAATCGGGAAAAAAGCAGATGtctgcaaatgtcttattttgagtcaaacacaaatacaatttcatggaggactacagaaatcagagaacaTTTACTGTCgggaggctgaaattccgaagATTTGGACAGTTTggagttaaacaaggtctctaatgATTCATCACTTCTCAAATTAGTTTGATAgttcgattaattgttgcacctctagtgCCTGTACAGTTTCGTAACGGGTTTGAGCCTTGAAGAAGAAGGAATTTTATATGATTGCCTATGAGCTCTGTAAtgagaacaacttggaagtcaaccttttccactttggggaaaaagtctataggacgagagtatgagtgaggggatacacaggcaatttgcatattcatgcgTTATtagtcgcagtaagtgcgtgaccccaaaCCCactgaaagagtcccaggggtgcgtgcctgcggacacatgcatgtgaattgacactgttttacatgcacaaagactgacagaagtgtcctgtaattgctgtgcccgcaccgcggaggctgaggaccccacccgatcaatcgaggggcgggatcgggtcCAGGGGTTCACCCTAGAGCAGCCCGgaggacgggacacgtcccacaccgacggACCCGGGGCGGTCCGCGGGCCCCGCCGAGgtgccccgacaaccggccacccggtgggggccgcagggacccaatgccagccACTTGTCTTTATATGAACTTATTTGAACAGTTTATTGCGTGTGTGAATGGGCACTAGACCTCGGAGTCAATGTACTGGAAGACAATGCAAGTCTTATCTGTTGTAAATTGTTGCGCAGAGCCTTACATCACTGGAACAAGGAAGTCTAAGCCAGGATGTGGTTTTCTTGTGCATCTACACTGACGTGGAAACACATACACGCCATCTTCTTATCTCCGTTCACAGCCTGCTGTTTCCGAGCTGTGCCGCTTACAATCCACGCATACTTTTAGACAATCAGCTGTCAACATTTTTGGTTCCAGGCCAGGAGGACTACGACAGGCTGCGACCGCTTTCGTACCAGGAGGCTCATCTGATTCTGGTCTGCTTTGACGTGACCAACCCCACCAGTTTTGACAATGTGACCATAAAGGTAAAAGATTGGAATGACGGTGCTACAATGAAAAAGTATGTGTGTGGTTGTATTTACTCTTGAATCGGGAATTTCAGGTTTGGAGTGCCGCACATTCCTTTAGTTATGATTAACTAATGGAGGGTTACAAATGGTGTGGACTTTGAGCTGAAAACCAGATCGGGAGGACATTTCCTTCTCTCAGTCctgctttgtgtgtgtaatattgTGCAACCTCAGTACGACTTTCATATTTAAGTCAGAAACGGGGGTACTGGTGGATTTATGTTGAGGTATTACAGTGACACCCCAACTCGTCGTGATTTGCTACTCATACAAATTCATCTTCAGTGATGCTTAGAGATACATTTGAGCAAAAATTCAAGATATGAGTGCTACATGGTAGCAATGAACGCAACTCaacatttcacaacaagcagcagttcggcaaatagtgaacatttcgtcaaaaaagaggcttgaaGCTGTTTTGAGCCATCCCAGTTGAAGTtaattgtcaaactaaacacaactaAGAGAATTAcgcgttgtgtatttaaagcaaccacatagctttgctttggatcaggggtgtcaagctccttttttgtcgtgggccacatcgtagttaggGTTCACCTCGGAGAGACGTTACGACAGTGAACTAGGGATGGGCGTGTACCGATACGATATGGGGCCAATACTGGCCTCGTTTCAAGGcatcgggtactcgtgaaggctgccgataccagccgcTGATACTGAAGGCAAAACATTGTCACATCGACAAGTCCACttctccagtagttggcgctacactacAGTTTGATACATTGGCAAATAATCATGTGTGTCACAAATAAAGAAAGggctttgttcacaattatctatcattgtgttaattgaaattttatgtctcaaaggtacTAGTGCTATCGGTACTAGGTACTCGGTATTGTGAGTACTACTCATACTGCTattggtctaaaaaaaaaaaagtggtatcgaacatccTTACTGTGAATCCATaaaaatgtatgattgcctacgcaacaaattgatggataattggttttgaaatcagaaggcaGTACAAATTTGTTCAAGTATTATTCCtccatccgtccgttttctgagccgcttatcctcacaagggtcgcgggcgtgccagagcctatcccagctatcatcggggaggaggcggggtacgccctgaactgctcgccagccaatcgcagggcacacataaacaaacaaccatacacactcacgttcacacctacgggcagtttattttgaaaggagGATTGCtaacaaagaaatgcttgcaatatctcaacatgatTGAAAGTGAAGACAATGTGCAATtctggtattttagcaagagacATGAAGTCGTcacgcatgatttgctttcgcagggcgcacaaaatgatgtggcgggccgtaTTTGGCCCCCCGGCCATTAGTTTGACACGGGCTTTAGGTAGTCTCCGCCCCTGGGAGACTGGCcttagtaagctgcagtaattaaTACTcgtcgttcttcacagaggataaagaatagatTCTTATGAGTATTGCTTCTGTATTGTGGtagactggcgaccagtcctgggtgtaccgcACGTCTCTTCATTGAAGAGGCTAAAGCGTCCCAAAGGGTGCGTGggaccagtcagtcacagggcacatatcgacagacaaccattcacactcacacctttgggcaattttgAGTGTTCAGTCAACAGaacaactactgtatgtttttggaatacagTCGAGCCCCGTGTGTCGCTGATGACCTACTGCAaaatcaaagattttttttgcgGACCATATCTTCCTTTTTGTCACGGACATTTGCGGTTTATAACGATTGCTTTTATGGCTTTTTATGTTTATATGAACGCTGTGCAGTATTGACACATACCcacagggtaaaaaaaaaaaaaaagttcatctgCGCATCAAATAATGAACATTTACGCAGTCTTGTGGGATTTTCCATCTCTCGGGCTTTGATTGGCTGCTGAGAACGTCACGCAATCTCAAATAGAACACTTTTTACTTTGTGGCCCCCGAGCGTCCTGTATCATCTTTAGGATCCTGACCATTTCGGAGAAAATAAAACTCGTGGCTATGCCTCAGGAAGGACGGCGTTAAGTAGCACTTCCTATCTGTTGCCATACAACAGGTATGGGAGTCCATAACCAGGGCATTGCTGCCATCTAGGGGGATTCAGAGCACACATACTTCAATTGATCGGGTCCAGCGAATCCACAATCACCCGCATCAGTTGAAAATCAGCACCATCGAGAAACCATATAAGTAAACATTTCTTTCAATAGTTTCACCCGCTTTAAACAAATTTCAATCCATTTAATCACATTCCAACTTATgacaacacacattttaaagtatTAAACCTAAGTGCAAGTTCTGCCACTTCCTGCCAACAAGTGGGAGACTATCGTAGAACATCacttggagggggaaaaaatggaagaATCCCACCCGCACgcttctccaaataagaggtaaAGTGTCGTTTTTGTCGCtcccagttgatgtttactgtaaaactgacgcataaaacaaaaggaaactaaacattgtatatttaaacacgtAAATGTTCCCAAAAAtcttatacagtacagtggaccctcgctaTTTGCAGAGAGCAAAATTTGTGAATAATTGACCCTTCCTTATAATTGTGATTTGTGAATAATTGGGGGATCAGGtaagggggtaaaaaaaaaaaagtcaaataagcAGGTGTTTCCATCAATAATGGAATAggttggaaaaaacaacaacacagataGGTGAATTGCAATTGCTGAACCACAACTAGggaggggtccactgtaataacaaaagtccgctagcttaatgcaaacATATGAGGCGAAAACGCCACAGACAGGCTAACGGAACCCAGCAAAAATGCTACGTCAGTTCTAAACCTTCAAAAAACTGCTACATTACACACGGAGAAGCAACAcatttatgcttgcaatttggTGTATGGCAAATAAGTTGACAAAAAGTGCATTGGAATATGTTTAGGTCTGTTTAAAGTAGACGAACAAGACGCAGAGTTGTGAGCAGGCTTGCAAAGTTTGGTATGTTTTTGTGACTTTCTCGTACCCAGTGGCACCCGGAGGTGAAGCACTTCTGTCAGGACGTCCCGGTCATCTTGATTGGCTGCAAGACAGACCTCAGGAAGGACAAAGAGTGCACCAGGAGACTGAAGACCCTAAACCAGGCTCCCATCACGTACACACAGGTGAATCGGGGGCGGGGGGTGTTGTCACTATTGCATGTAGGCCAGGAGGGGGAAAAGTATTCTAAAATCCGGCCCACCGAGTGGAtacattattgattgattgattgattgatgtctCAATTTGCCTTATGGTGGACGAACAACACATATTATAACATAATATGTACAATGGTAACAAAAACGTATACAAAGtatattatcaagagtcctggaatatttgttgcattaattttgcttaaaatgcatttatatatttgtcgttttataatgtatttagctcattaaatattcataaattgatttattgtaaataataaaataaaaaaaatgtccatatgCAAAGATTTCTGTAGTCATTTATTACATAATTGCCAAATAAATTGTGATCAGTCATTCGAAATGATAACatacaaattgaaaatgaattgtattatcaaaatgaactatttttaaattttgcacgttttacatttatttattcattcatccattaaatgtttcaatgatttttgtaaataatgaaatacaaaatggTCAGTAATATGAGCaattttacatgtacatttaacAATTTTCTATTTGATTAAGAATTGGCTAATCGATCAACTAATTACAAGTAATGACGAAAATGATTGTTACATGTACTTATTCATTTTGTGCTTATTCATTTATCtactttattgatttattgtaaataaagtaaaaaatatatgtattagtGAAAGAATTTGACAAGGACATTTGACATTTCTGTATgattaaatattttgaaaataaattcatcTAATTTAACgtaaaaatgtgaatgaattgttatccatccatccattctctgagccgcttctcctcacgcgggtcgcgggcgtgctggagcccatcccagctatcatcgggcaggaggcggggcacaccccgagctggttgccggccaatcgcagggcgcatagaaacaaacaagcattcgcacccacattcacacctacgggcaatttaaagttgtcaatgaaccgagcatgcatgtttttgggatgtgggaggaaagcggagtgcccggagaaaagccacgcagaacatgcaaactattgtgtcattaaaatgaatttatttacaggtattattaaaaaaaaaataataataataattttacatacatttaacaatgtcaggtttttgtaatGAAAGAATTGGATCATTATTATTTACCGGTAATTAATAACAAATGCACATAATGgatttgattttggaaaataacaATTTTGCATACATTATAACCTCATCTACGAATAACCAGGAGGAAAGCGACTAACCCCCAAATGACGTTGTCACCGATCCTTTATCTAATCCCTCGGTGCTAATCTGGTCCCGTTTGCTCGAGGACGCAGGGCCTGGCCGCCCAGCGGACGACGAACGCAGAGCTCTACCTGGAGTGTTCGGCCAAGTACCAGGAGAACGTGGAGGACGTCTTCAGGGAGGCCGCCAAGAAGGCTTTGGCTTTCCGCCGCAAGCAAAAAGACTACAAGAGGAAGAGACAATGTGCAATTCTATGACCCAAACAACAGAAAACATCACCTTTTGTCCAAAGCTGCGCTATAGACGTTCGGGATATTCAACTGAAATTTCTGAGAACCGAAAATGCACGAGAAACTTTACAGGTGAATTTCTCTCAACATTTGAAAGCACGAGACAAAAGACTTTTTGTACAGCTTGCTGTCTGACAACAAGGACGTGAACGGCAAAAGTTTAACTTCCACTTCACAGCCTTTCAGTGACTCTTCCAGTATCCAGAAAGTAACAtccttgtaaataaataataataataataataataatggcggccgactggttagagcgtcggcctcacagttctgaggacccgggtttgatccccggccccgcctgtgtggagttagcatgttctccccgtgcctgcgtggcttttctccgggcactccggtttcctcccacatcccaaaaacacgcattcattggagactctaaattgcccgtaggcgtgaatgtgagtgcgaatggttggttgtttgtatgtgccctgcgattggctggcaacccgttcggggtgtaccccgcctcctgcccgatgacagctgggatgggctccggcacgcccgcgaccccagtgaggagaagcggctcagaaaatggatggatggatggataataataataacctgtaaaggttatagtgcattttaggttcatcgtCAACTTTCACCCCAAAGCTCAATATCCTGAACTTagtgtatttgttgtttttgatatATCAGGTAAAAACCTGtctaaattattttcattttctattggtttttattataaattaatGTGGAGTCTGACCAATTCTGTTCACAATGCCAAAAAGATTCACATGCAGCCCGAGTTAAAGTATGTGTTACATTTTCAGACTGggaatgacacaagaaagtgtcAAAGCCAATGTGAGATGATGTGTTAAGAGAgcattcaaaatgtttatttttttttatgtttgactttttttagtTATGATATCCCTGACCATTTTTTATGATATGCAATCTTTTGCACCATCCTGATAACTTTTATGAAAAACATTGGGTGTGCTCATACTGAAAACATGTAccgcatgtaaaaaaaaaataaataaaaaaaaaataacagtaaaccTTTCAGTGTTCTGCAACCTTCTTGTGTCACTTCCAGCTATAAAAGTAGCAATTCATGTAACAGCCTGGGTATGAATCATTTGACTGTAAACtgtattttaatcatttaaattaatttcctTCACAGGATtaataaagcaaaaacaaaactagcCCTCAATCCATTCCATCTCGTTAACTACGTATCTGGTGACCAATTTGTAAGTCGGAACGTCATAAGTCTTTCACTACCTATGCTAACGCAGTACCAAGTCCTACGGTATACATTTCCATATGAAAAGCACTCCCGAGGCCATAAATAAgaaactgcaataaaaaaattaaaaaaaaagaaaagtcagtaCGGCGTCTGCTGAGCGTACCGTCTTGCGCCGTTCGTAACCTCGGAATGACGTATGTCGGGAGCGACCCCTGTACTCCACTGTACGTACAGTCAACGGTTGCCTTTGGCAACAGCGGCCACTTCACCACGGAACCAATGAAACAAGCGTCGGCATTCACACTGAAGGCACAACACGAAACTCCACTCAAGGGGCCAGAGCacagattcgaacccagaacctcaaacTGTGAGACGTCTGTATTAACCACCAGGGTACTGTACTGCCTACATTCAAtcttgttatatatatatatatatatatatattttctttttcatttacttgtgTGAACATCTTGATTAGTTTTAcccacagttaaaaaaaaaaaaagtgatcaaaATGAAGCCACTCGTCCAACTTAACTACGCATTCATGTCAATAAAAAGACCCCTGGCTCCTTCAACTGACTTATTagaaatatttaatttgttgCTCGCTGTTAAGAAAAATGGTCCCGTCCTTTCCTTGTTCTACGTGTACGTGAACGTTTACAGTACTGACGCCAAAGCGGGAGGAACAAAATCCTACTTGTGCAACATGACATAATAACGCAGACATTCAAGTGGTGAAACTCAAAACACATGGAAGGTGATTCATCTGTCGTGCTAAGAACATAAAAAGTTGTGAAGTTGACGATCCTCACTAGTGCGTCTGTGGAAATGAGTTCGATGTAAACATTTAGGATCATTtggagtacagtgaaccccccccAGTTTAGCGTAAGCGACGCCCCCCTAAAAGGTTTGCAATGGCCAcaggatggcagcaaagcactacttttgactgaatgaagctcctcaactcactcgAACACGAAACGAGCCATTGTGGACTCGCGAGTCAGCTTgagccactagatggcggcagcagACGTCACAACATCCGGCCACCATCCGTTCACGTGGTTACCCCACAAATCTGGTGTGCTTTCTACTCGCATTTCCACTTTATTTGTTCACGCATTTGGGGGAAATGTGAGCAGTgacaagaagcagcagcagcagcagcgatgTCTATTGAGTTTAAGTTTGAAATGATGGCAAAACACGACTGACGAGTGCGTGTAGTCGACTTGGCGAAGCAATACCAGTATAGTACTTCTATGATAGCGGAAGGACTCATTTAAGACTAGAACGCCAGTCAAGTACAATACgatgcagtgctatttttcttatgaaaaacacatttggggTGTTTTTGGGCAGGCTGGAACTGATTCACGgcctttcctttcatttcaagaGGGAAAGTTGATCAGAGTTACGGAACGAATGACACTCTTACGTCGGGGTACCGctgtagttccttggcaccaacatGCCACAAGTTGGCGCCAAAGCAACACTTAATGCTTCGGCCTGAGCACACAAAAACGGAAAAtcgtttttcagcaaataacagagaataGAATACAGGCAAGGGACCAAACCTGACCGTAAATGGGgaagaaggagagaaaaaaaataatcataataaatattaaaaaaaaaaaaaaaaaaaaaaaaaaaaattcggcaAATAATGAACGCTCCCTTATAAtcactggtttaaaaaaaaaaaatcgggggaaaacaaaaatttgACAAACATAAATAAGCGGGGGTTTCTGCAAATAACGGGGGATGGCtccctaaaaaaataatcagcaaataggtgagttcgTGAATGCCACAGCGCGAATATGCAGGAGTTCACTGTATTCCCGAGGAAGAGATCTACTGTAGTAGATCTCGAGCTCGTGTGGACGCTAGAGCCGCGGTACACAGCGAGAACCACAAACAGTGGACGTGACAAACGTCAGGCAGTCCAAAGGCAAGGTGGATCCCTCTCGTCGTTGCATAAGCTTCGATTAGTGCACAACAAATTGTCAATTGTGTCGTTTTTATGTACAGGATGGAGCAGTAAAGTGGACGTTGTTGAGGGCCTGCAGCAGCGGCAGCGACTGGAACCCTCGCAGCGTTGCCGTCAACACCTGAGAGAAAGAGTGAGGAAAAAGCCACGGACGCCTGCGTGGTAAGGCTGTCCGGCCGTTTCTTGACTTTCCGGAgaagagaggagaaaaaaaaaaatccaaaatacaaATCCAAGTGTGTGGAGAGCATCTCAGTCGCTTTTTTTCACACTGTCCTGCTTGTTGTGAACCTTCTGGTGGACCACTTTTAATGTGGTCAGGAAGTTACCCAGGAACAGGACCAGGAATGTAAGAGCCAGCATAAACACCTGCAAGACACATTTACGAAGACTGACTGAGGGTGCATTTATGCAGCATGCTTCAAATGGCACAATTGCTGTTTCAAGTCGAATACTGTATCCCAGTAGTTTCATTGTCAATTGCGTCCCCTGGAAAGGTCGGGCAAAAATTGtgcccctgacaccagtttatCCCATCGACACCAAATTTGGTGGAGATGTCTCTTAAAACAGGACAcgcgaaaaagtctcaaggatatatgtctgaaattgaacaggaactTGTCTTTTTGCTCCAATTAATAAGTGCCCCGTGGAAagttagaagaagaaaaaaaaaaaattgcccccCACACAAGTTTAACCCAATTGACACAAAATTTGGTgagcatgtctatcataacatgGCGCAcggaaaaagtctcaaggacccgtgCCTGGAATTGAACAGGGCgccagccattttgttttgaagaagACATTTGGAGTGAATTCCAGGTTCCTGACATTGAAAAAGTCCTACAGGGGAAATCTCCCAAATGAGGCCTAATCAGAAGTACATGTCAAAAGGTGAGCCTCACTTGCCACTCCTTGCAGTCGTCGTGTCTCGCCAAGCGAAACAGGGTCACCGAATTATACAGCTGCCAAAACTGAAAGAAAAGGTAGGCCCGCTTCACGTCCTTTCATTACGGTCAAAAGTGGATTATGGTAGAAAAACAATGTGTCAGTGACTCACGTGGCCAAAAAAGAGGAAGGGCAAAAGGAAGGTGAGGCCTCTCCACATCCACGACTGGAATCCCTCTACAGACACAAACAATCATCATTAGTGCTTGTGTTGTGATCCCGTCTTTCGCTTTTGTCCACTCGTGTGACCGCTCACCCACTGTGAGGTCCAGCTGATTCCTCTCCCCCAAAGCCCGCAGCCTGTACAAGCAGCCACTTTGGTAGTAGTACTGGAGGAACTGCACAAAACCTGCAGGGTCACAACGTTTGATTTAGCCCATCTTAACGTAGACATAAAAAGGAACCAAGTGGCACCGAAGTACGCCTCAAGCTGTCAATACAAGTACACTGGTACCTTGacatacaagtgacccgacttaagaGTTTTTGACACGAGCAAtgtttggtggcagtgaagtGAGTTgtcacttgacaacaagcagccgTTTGCCAGATAGTGAACAAATGCTGATGTGGCGGTCTTATAACCCTTAAAGCAACAAATAGATCAACACAAACGTAGTATAGTAGTAGAAGTACTATATCTGTACAAGTATTGTtactatatataataataatgtaaaaatactcaagtgcctatatttttttttatcctttgtaAAAAATGACTCCTATTACACCAGCTtcctgagtcagttgtgaaacactTCTTTGTGTCTCTCGATGTCTGTACtctactgcccccaggtggctaaGGCTggtacaccagaaggagcaccgccatgtccatcgaactgaagcaaaaacggTTTaagtctttacattctatttaattatgtcattactgtatgcttttataAAGTTCAATATAATagtgatatttttcttattcaaaaacaccacaatctttttattttttggggggggggggcagacgATGGAACGAATtagtggcatttccattcagaggataattcatatatatatatttgtattatgatataatattttagataaatattttttaaaaatccttgtgtgttttttgggcatacttggcaaaataaagatgattctgatcggagtgttttgagttacaagcatggtcacggaatgaattaaactcatatctcaaggcaccactgtatactcCAATTTTCCCCGTTCAAAtgaatccaatttttttttactactacttACTATTACTTATTTTTAATCCAGAAAAATAGCACCGCAAGGAGTTACAATCACTCCAATTTTGtctcacaacacaaaacaaaacaaaaacgtacCAAGCAACGGCTGCTACGTCGgagcacttgtaagtcaaggcagcactgtacgtgcaacaacaacaacaa harbors:
- the rhof gene encoding rho-related GTP-binding protein RhoF isoform X1 — protein: MTQNKDAGGGKGNATEGEELKIVIVGDGGCGKTSLLMVYAKDYFPEKYAPTVFEKFTTTVVLRGKEVKLNVYDTAGQEDYDRLRPLSYQEAHLILVCFDVTNPTSFDNVTIKWHPEVKHFCQDVPVILIGCKTDLRKDKECTRRLKTLNQAPITYTQGLAAQRTTNAELYLECSAKYQENVEDVFREAAKKALAFRRKQKDYKRKRQCAIL
- the rhof gene encoding rho-related GTP-binding protein RhoF isoform X2, whose amino-acid sequence is MTQNKDAGGGKGNATEGEELKIVIVGDGGCGKTSLLMVYAKDYFPEKYAPTVFEKFTTTVVLRGKEVKLNVYDTAGQEDYDRLRPLSYQEAHLILVCFDVTNPTSFDNVTIKWHPEVKHFCQDVPVILIGCKTDLRKDKECTRRLKTLNQAPITYTQDGAVKWTLLRACSSGSDWNPRSVAVNT